In Streptomyces sp. 840.1, one DNA window encodes the following:
- a CDS encoding WxL protein peptidoglycan domain-containing protein has product MRKLSVLLSSLLSTALLLLGAPAAGAADNGSWSVFPATTATGTRPYFYLSADPGATLTDKVTVKNKTADPLTFRLYAADAYNTERDGGFAVRAQNEKQRSVGAWATTDRDRVTVKPHGSVTVPVTIKVPEDAEPGDHPGALVALDERIDPADAGAVAVGIQKAVGARIYLRINGPTMPALSVDDVRVEHTQPLVPGTGKSRAVISYTLHNRGNVTLSPKVALKAEGLFGRTLLARDLKRIPAELLPRQEVRLTEEWKGAPQLEWGEVRLTASARDTRESAAAGYFALPWLVAGVLLVVLAGGAGLWIRARRSRRRTA; this is encoded by the coding sequence GTGCGCAAGCTGTCCGTTCTCCTGTCGTCCCTGCTGTCCACCGCCCTGCTCCTGCTGGGCGCCCCCGCGGCCGGTGCCGCCGACAACGGCAGCTGGTCGGTCTTCCCGGCCACCACCGCCACCGGCACCCGGCCGTACTTCTACCTCTCGGCCGACCCCGGAGCCACCCTCACCGACAAGGTCACCGTCAAGAACAAGACCGCCGACCCGCTGACCTTCCGGCTGTACGCGGCCGACGCGTACAACACCGAACGCGACGGCGGGTTCGCGGTCCGCGCGCAGAACGAGAAACAGCGCTCCGTCGGCGCCTGGGCCACCACCGACCGCGACCGGGTCACGGTCAAACCGCACGGCTCGGTCACCGTACCCGTCACGATCAAGGTCCCCGAGGACGCCGAACCGGGCGACCACCCCGGCGCCCTCGTCGCCCTGGACGAGCGCATCGACCCCGCGGACGCGGGCGCGGTGGCCGTCGGCATCCAGAAGGCCGTCGGCGCCCGCATCTACCTGCGGATCAACGGCCCGACGATGCCCGCGCTCTCCGTCGACGACGTCCGCGTCGAGCACACCCAGCCACTGGTCCCGGGCACCGGGAAGTCCCGCGCCGTCATCTCGTACACGCTGCACAACCGGGGCAACGTCACCCTCAGCCCCAAGGTCGCGCTCAAGGCCGAGGGCCTGTTCGGCCGCACCCTGCTCGCCCGTGACCTGAAACGGATTCCGGCCGAGCTGCTGCCCCGCCAGGAGGTCCGGCTCACCGAGGAGTGGAAGGGCGCGCCGCAGCTGGAGTGGGGCGAGGTCAGGCTGACCGCCAGCGCCCGCGACACCCGCGAGTCCGCCGCCGCCGGGTACTTCGCGCTGCCCTGGCTGGTCGCCGGGGTGCTGCTGGTGGTCCTCGCCGGGGGCGCGGGACTGTGGATACGGGCCCGCCGCAGCCGTCGCCGCACGGCCTGA
- the era gene encoding GTPase Era, with the protein MGAMSARPNPEAAAPQAENTAPHRAGFACFVGRPNAGKSTLTNALVGQKVAITSNRPQTTRHTVRGIVHRPDAQLILVDTPGLHKPRTLLGERLNDVVRTTWAEVDVIGFCLPADQKLGPGDKYIVKELAGIKKTPKIAIITKSDLVESKQLAEQLLAVSRLGEELGFEWAEIIPVSAVKDDQVGLLADLIAPLLPESPPLYPEGDLTDEPEMVMVAELIREAALEGVRDELPHSIAVVVEEMLPREDRPADKPLLDIHANVYIERPSQKGIIIGPKGKRLKDVGTKSRKHIEALLGTPVFLDLHVKVAKDWQRDPKQLRKLGF; encoded by the coding sequence ATGGGCGCCATGAGCGCTCGACCTAACCCAGAAGCTGCTGCGCCGCAGGCAGAGAACACCGCCCCGCACCGGGCCGGCTTCGCCTGCTTCGTGGGCCGTCCCAACGCGGGCAAGTCCACCCTTACGAACGCTCTGGTCGGCCAGAAGGTGGCGATCACGTCCAACCGGCCACAGACCACCCGGCACACCGTGCGCGGCATCGTGCACCGGCCGGACGCGCAGCTGATCCTGGTCGACACCCCCGGCCTCCACAAGCCGCGCACCCTGCTGGGCGAGCGTCTCAACGACGTCGTACGCACCACCTGGGCGGAGGTCGACGTGATCGGCTTCTGCCTGCCCGCCGACCAGAAGCTCGGCCCCGGTGACAAGTACATCGTCAAGGAACTCGCGGGCATCAAGAAGACGCCCAAGATCGCGATCATCACCAAGTCCGACCTGGTCGAGTCCAAGCAGCTCGCCGAACAGCTGCTGGCCGTCTCCCGCCTCGGCGAGGAGCTCGGCTTCGAGTGGGCGGAGATCATCCCGGTCTCGGCCGTCAAGGACGACCAGGTCGGCCTGCTCGCCGACCTGATCGCCCCGCTGCTCCCCGAGAGCCCGCCGCTCTACCCCGAGGGCGACCTCACGGACGAGCCCGAGATGGTCATGGTCGCGGAGCTGATCCGGGAGGCCGCGCTCGAAGGCGTACGCGACGAGCTGCCGCACTCCATCGCGGTCGTCGTCGAGGAGATGCTGCCGCGCGAGGACCGTCCGGCGGACAAGCCACTGCTCGACATCCACGCCAACGTCTACATCGAGCGGCCCAGCCAGAAGGGCATCATCATCGGCCCGAAGGGCAAGCGGCTCAAGGACGTCGGCACCAAGTCCCGCAAGCACATCGAGGCCCTGCTCGGCACGCCGGTCTTCCTCGACCTGCACGTGAAGGTCGCCAAGGACTGGCAGCGCGATCCGAAGCAGCTGCGCAAGCTGGGGTTCTGA
- a CDS encoding protealysin inhibitor emfourin, whose translation MRIQVSRTGGFAGIARHREIDTSGRADAREWEALAESALTGGRDTPPAGVPDGFGYRITVGDRTVHCADPRLTDAQRSLVSRVLKEGA comes from the coding sequence ATGCGGATCCAGGTGAGCAGGACCGGCGGCTTCGCCGGTATCGCACGCCACCGCGAGATCGACACCTCGGGCCGGGCCGACGCCCGTGAATGGGAGGCCCTGGCCGAATCGGCACTCACCGGCGGCCGGGACACCCCGCCGGCCGGGGTTCCGGACGGCTTCGGCTACCGGATCACGGTCGGCGACCGGACGGTGCACTGCGCGGACCCCCGGCTGACCGACGCCCAGCGCTCACTGGTCTCACGCGTCCTGAAGGAGGGCGCGTGA
- a CDS encoding M4 family metallopeptidase: protein MQPRTQHGFHPVFCTIVPPHVLDKLSQSDDPVLAGPARRTLEADAARRTRRQVTTPVPPRVAPAPEDDRSGKPDRTLYDCRHGTELPGTKVRAEGEDPTGDASVNRAYAGLGATFELLLKAYGRRSIDGKGLPLIGSVHYDEKYNNAFFDGEQMVFGDGDGEIFLDFTVAIDVIAHELAHGLTQYTANLSYYGQSGALNESVSDVFGSLVKQYSLNQTAEQADWLIGAGLLAPRVQGVALRSMKAPGTAYDDDVLGKDPQPASMDDYIHTGDDNGGVHLNSGIPNRAFYLLATALGGSSWEKAGQLWFDVLTGGELAVDADFAAFARLTVAAARSRFGAGDEVEAVLKAWSEVGVPTA, encoded by the coding sequence ATGCAGCCTCGAACTCAGCACGGGTTCCACCCCGTCTTCTGCACCATCGTGCCGCCCCACGTCCTCGACAAGCTGTCCCAGTCCGACGATCCCGTCCTGGCGGGCCCGGCCCGCCGCACCCTGGAGGCCGACGCCGCCCGGCGCACCCGCCGCCAGGTGACGACCCCCGTCCCGCCGCGCGTCGCCCCGGCCCCCGAGGACGACCGCTCCGGCAAACCCGACCGCACCCTCTACGACTGCCGGCACGGCACCGAGCTGCCCGGCACCAAGGTCCGCGCCGAGGGCGAGGACCCCACGGGCGACGCCAGCGTCAACCGCGCCTACGCAGGCCTCGGCGCCACCTTCGAACTGCTGCTCAAGGCCTACGGGCGGCGTTCGATCGACGGCAAGGGCCTGCCGCTCATCGGCTCCGTGCACTACGACGAGAAGTACAACAACGCCTTCTTCGACGGCGAGCAGATGGTGTTCGGCGACGGGGACGGGGAGATCTTCCTCGACTTCACCGTCGCCATCGACGTCATCGCCCACGAGCTGGCACACGGTCTGACCCAGTACACGGCCAACCTGAGCTACTACGGCCAGTCCGGTGCGCTCAACGAGTCCGTCTCGGACGTGTTCGGCTCACTGGTCAAGCAGTACTCGCTGAACCAGACCGCCGAGCAGGCCGACTGGCTGATCGGCGCGGGCCTGCTGGCACCCCGCGTCCAGGGCGTGGCGCTGCGCTCGATGAAGGCGCCCGGCACCGCGTACGACGACGACGTGCTCGGCAAGGACCCGCAGCCCGCGTCCATGGACGACTACATCCACACCGGCGACGACAACGGCGGTGTGCACCTCAACTCCGGCATCCCGAACCGGGCGTTCTACCTGCTGGCGACCGCGCTCGGCGGCAGTTCCTGGGAGAAGGCCGGACAGCTCTGGTTCGATGTCCTCACGGGTGGTGAACTGGCGGTGGACGCCGACTTCGCGGCCTTCGCCCGGCTGACCGTCGCGGCGGCCCGCAGCCGCTTCGGTGCGGGCGACGAGGTGGAGGCGGTCCTCAAGGCCTGGTCGGAGGTGGGCGTACCGACCGCGTAG
- the leuA gene encoding 2-isopropylmalate synthase, with the protein MTAVNPAQTPLENAVGRPTPITNTTGLQKPSGMPINKYGQYEAVDIPDRTWPDKRVTVAPRWLSTDLRDGNQALIDPMSPARKREMFDLLVRMGYKEIEVGFPSSGETDFAFVRSIIEEGAIPEDVTISVLTQAREELIERTVESLRGAHRATVHLYNATAPTFRRVVFRGSKEQVKQIAVDGTRLVMEYAEKILGEETIFGYQYSPEIFTDTELDFALEVCEAVCDVWQPEAGREIILNLPATVERSTPSTHADRFEWMSRNLSRREFVCLSVHPHNDRGTAVAAAELALMAGADRIEGCLFGQGERTGNVDLVTLGMNLFSQGVDPQIDFSQIDEIRRTSEYCNQMEVHPRHPYAGDLVYTAFSGSHQDAIKKGFDAMEADAAAQGKTVDEIEWAVPYLPIDPKDVGRSYEAVIRVNSQSGKGGIAYVLKNDHKLDLPRRMQIEYSRIIQAKTDAEGGEVTPAQIWSTFQDEYLPNPENTAAQWGRVQIRSGQTTTGSDGQDTITVEATVDGADTVLTGTGNGPISAFFEALQAIGIDARLLDYTEHTMSEGASAQAASYIECAIDGKVLWGIGIDANTTRASLKAVVSAVNRATR; encoded by the coding sequence ATGACCGCAGTCAATCCCGCTCAGACTCCCCTCGAGAACGCCGTCGGCCGCCCCACGCCGATCACCAACACCACGGGCCTGCAGAAGCCGTCCGGGATGCCGATCAACAAGTACGGGCAGTACGAGGCCGTCGACATCCCCGACCGCACCTGGCCGGACAAGCGCGTCACGGTCGCACCCCGCTGGCTCTCCACGGACCTGCGTGACGGGAACCAGGCGCTGATCGACCCGATGTCGCCGGCCCGCAAGCGCGAGATGTTCGACCTGCTGGTGCGCATGGGCTACAAGGAGATCGAGGTCGGCTTCCCGTCCTCCGGCGAGACCGACTTCGCGTTCGTCCGCTCCATCATCGAAGAGGGCGCGATCCCCGAGGACGTGACGATCTCCGTCCTGACGCAGGCCCGCGAGGAACTGATCGAGCGCACCGTGGAATCGCTGCGCGGCGCCCACCGCGCCACCGTCCACCTGTACAACGCGACCGCCCCCACCTTCCGCCGCGTGGTCTTCCGGGGCTCCAAGGAACAGGTCAAGCAGATCGCCGTGGACGGCACCCGGCTGGTCATGGAGTACGCCGAGAAGATCCTGGGCGAGGAGACGATCTTCGGCTACCAGTACAGCCCGGAGATCTTCACCGACACCGAGCTGGACTTCGCCCTGGAGGTCTGCGAGGCGGTCTGTGACGTCTGGCAGCCCGAGGCGGGCCGCGAGATCATCCTCAACCTGCCCGCCACCGTGGAGCGTTCGACGCCGTCCACGCACGCCGACCGGTTCGAGTGGATGTCGCGCAACCTGTCGCGCCGCGAGTTCGTCTGCCTGTCCGTCCACCCGCACAACGACCGGGGCACCGCCGTCGCCGCCGCCGAACTGGCCCTGATGGCAGGCGCCGACCGGATCGAGGGCTGCCTGTTCGGCCAGGGCGAGCGCACCGGCAACGTCGACCTGGTGACGCTGGGCATGAACCTCTTCTCGCAGGGCGTCGACCCGCAGATCGACTTCTCGCAGATCGACGAGATCCGCCGCACCAGCGAGTACTGCAACCAGATGGAGGTCCACCCGCGCCACCCCTACGCGGGCGACCTGGTCTACACCGCCTTCTCCGGCTCCCACCAGGACGCCATCAAGAAGGGCTTCGACGCCATGGAGGCCGACGCGGCCGCCCAGGGCAAGACGGTGGACGAGATCGAGTGGGCGGTGCCCTACCTGCCGATCGACCCGAAGGACGTCGGCCGCAGCTACGAGGCGGTCATCCGGGTCAACTCCCAGTCGGGCAAGGGCGGAATCGCCTACGTCCTGAAGAACGACCACAAGCTGGACCTGCCGCGCCGGATGCAGATCGAGTACTCCCGGATCATTCAGGCCAAGACCGACGCCGAGGGCGGCGAGGTCACGCCGGCGCAGATCTGGAGCACGTTCCAGGACGAGTACCTGCCCAACCCCGAGAACACCGCGGCCCAGTGGGGGCGCGTACAGATCCGTTCCGGCCAGACGACGACCGGCTCGGACGGCCAGGACACGATCACCGTCGAGGCGACGGTGGACGGCGCGGACACCGTGCTCACCGGCACCGGAAACGGTCCGATCTCGGCGTTCTTCGAGGCGCTGCAGGCCATCGGCATCGATGCCCGGCTGCTGGACTACACCGAGCACACCATGAGCGAGGGCGCGAGCGCGCAGGCCGCCTCGTACATCGAGTGCGCGATCGACGGAAAGGTCCTGTGGGGCATCGGCATCGACGCCAACACCACCCGGGCCTCGCTGAAGGCGGTCGTCTCGGCCGTCAACCGCGCCACCCGCTGA
- a CDS encoding TerB family tellurite resistance protein: MRSALGQRATKLRICGIRTMWDTVGDGEFFCTGCGGDRNYRRLTGRRRFTFLGVPLLRRGTVGPVVECAACHGHFGTDTLDHPTTTRFSAMLKDGVHTVALGVLAAGGTTSRTVLETAVATVRGAGFDGCTQEQLATVVEVLSVDIGHGSAFDPAAEACGAALAIELHEALEPLAPHLAPAGRESILLQGARIALADGPYSQAEREVLTTVGGALQLRAEDTARLLAAAARTPS, from the coding sequence GTGCGGTCAGCCCTGGGACAACGCGCAACGAAGCTGCGTATCTGCGGCATCCGCACGATGTGGGACACCGTCGGGGACGGCGAGTTCTTCTGCACCGGCTGCGGAGGCGACCGCAACTACCGCCGCCTCACCGGACGTCGCCGGTTCACCTTCCTGGGCGTACCGCTGCTGCGGCGCGGCACCGTCGGCCCGGTCGTCGAATGCGCCGCGTGCCACGGCCACTTCGGCACCGACACGCTCGACCACCCCACCACCACCCGGTTCTCCGCGATGCTCAAGGACGGCGTCCACACGGTCGCGCTCGGCGTCCTCGCGGCCGGCGGCACCACCTCCCGCACCGTCCTGGAGACCGCCGTCGCCACCGTGCGCGGCGCCGGGTTCGACGGCTGCACGCAGGAACAGCTCGCCACCGTCGTCGAGGTCCTCTCCGTCGACATCGGCCACGGCTCGGCGTTCGACCCGGCCGCCGAGGCCTGCGGCGCGGCCCTCGCCATCGAGCTCCACGAGGCGCTGGAGCCCCTCGCCCCGCACCTGGCCCCGGCCGGCCGGGAATCGATTCTGCTCCAGGGCGCCAGGATCGCGCTGGCCGACGGCCCGTACAGCCAGGCCGAACGCGAGGTGCTGACCACGGTCGGCGGGGCGCTCCAGCTCCGCGCCGAGGACACCGCCCGGCTGCTCGCCGCCGCGGCCCGTACGCCCTCCTGA
- a CDS encoding MMPL family transporter: MRAATQDTSPQPQRRTRSRWRKLPWAVVALWVAVIAIAGPLAGKLSDVQANHAVDYLPASADSTQAAKIQETLPGGESTDLVLVYHREGGLTPADRTTAARQTAEVAAGHPLTAPPRAVPSEDGTTLMYPVSTTGPGQDDDARTAFVDEVRETAKGGDGLSVLVGGPGALNTDAQKVYGSLGGPLLYTTVAVIAILLILIYRSPLLWLVPLVVAGVADALSMAVVYGLNRGFDITVTGQSSAVMTILVFGAGTDYALLLVSRYREELTRHARPQEAMAAALRGCGPAVVASSATVAAGLLCLLAADLTSSRGMGPIAAVGVLCALLAMLTLLPALLVLLGRRVFWPIVPAHGSEPVRRRSLLAAVGSSAGRRPVAVLVTGGALLGALSLGVFNLPGDLKQADSFTSKPDSVAAMETLAGAYPGRSSQPITVLAPTGRAGQVLAGARATEGVASAERGRSGGGWTELSVVARGGPESAAERDTVNALRAHLDGAHVGGPGAQQMDLEHSSSRDLRTVVPLVLLSVLIVLIVLLRGLVAPLLLVAAVVAVWGAALGIGGLLFEPLLGLKGTDPGLPLLSFVFLVALGVDYGIFLMHRVREESLAGAGPTAAALTALRTTGAVIASAGLVLAATFAVLTNMPLTALVEMGFVIAVGVLLDTFLVRTYLVTSAAVALQRRMWWPGALSRPPAAPGPQEPELVRAP, encoded by the coding sequence ATGCGGGCCGCGACGCAGGACACGAGCCCACAGCCACAGCGGCGGACACGGAGCCGGTGGCGCAAGCTGCCCTGGGCGGTCGTCGCGCTCTGGGTCGCCGTCATCGCCATCGCCGGCCCCCTCGCCGGGAAACTCTCGGACGTGCAGGCCAACCACGCGGTCGACTACCTGCCCGCGAGCGCCGACTCCACCCAGGCCGCGAAGATCCAGGAGACCCTGCCCGGCGGCGAGTCCACCGACCTCGTCCTCGTCTACCACCGCGAGGGCGGGCTGACCCCGGCCGACCGGACCACCGCAGCCCGGCAGACCGCCGAGGTGGCCGCCGGCCACCCCCTCACCGCGCCCCCGCGCGCCGTCCCCTCCGAGGACGGGACGACCCTGATGTACCCCGTCTCCACCACCGGGCCCGGCCAGGACGACGACGCCAGGACCGCGTTCGTCGACGAGGTGCGCGAGACCGCGAAGGGCGGCGACGGACTGAGCGTCCTGGTCGGCGGCCCCGGCGCCCTCAACACCGACGCGCAGAAGGTATACGGCTCGCTCGGCGGACCCCTGCTCTACACGACCGTCGCCGTCATCGCGATCCTGCTGATCCTCATCTACCGCAGCCCGCTGCTGTGGCTGGTACCGCTCGTCGTCGCCGGCGTCGCCGACGCCCTGTCGATGGCCGTCGTCTACGGACTCAACCGGGGCTTCGACATCACCGTCACCGGCCAGAGCTCCGCCGTGATGACCATCCTCGTCTTCGGCGCCGGCACCGACTACGCCCTGCTGCTCGTCTCCCGCTACCGGGAGGAGCTGACCCGCCACGCCCGGCCGCAGGAAGCGATGGCGGCAGCGCTGCGCGGCTGCGGCCCGGCCGTCGTGGCCTCCTCGGCGACGGTCGCAGCGGGCCTCCTGTGCCTCCTGGCGGCCGATCTCACCAGCAGCCGCGGAATGGGACCCATCGCCGCTGTCGGGGTGCTGTGCGCCCTCCTGGCCATGCTCACGCTGCTCCCGGCACTCCTGGTACTCCTGGGCCGCCGGGTGTTCTGGCCGATCGTCCCCGCCCACGGCAGCGAACCCGTGCGGCGGCGCTCCCTCCTCGCCGCCGTGGGCAGCTCCGCCGGACGCCGTCCCGTCGCGGTGCTGGTGACCGGCGGGGCACTGCTCGGCGCGCTGTCGCTCGGGGTGTTCAACCTGCCCGGCGACCTCAAACAGGCGGACTCCTTCACCAGCAAGCCGGACTCGGTCGCCGCCATGGAGACACTCGCCGGCGCCTACCCCGGCCGCTCCAGCCAGCCGATCACCGTCCTCGCACCCACCGGCCGGGCCGGCCAGGTGCTGGCCGGAGCCCGCGCCACCGAGGGCGTCGCCTCCGCCGAACGCGGCCGCAGCGGCGGCGGCTGGACCGAACTGTCCGTCGTCGCCAGGGGCGGACCCGAGTCCGCGGCGGAGCGCGACACCGTCAACGCCCTGCGCGCGCACCTGGACGGGGCCCACGTCGGCGGCCCCGGCGCCCAGCAGATGGACCTGGAGCACTCCAGCTCCCGCGACCTGCGCACCGTCGTCCCGCTCGTCCTGCTGTCGGTCCTGATCGTCCTGATCGTCCTGCTGCGCGGCCTCGTCGCCCCGCTGCTGCTGGTCGCGGCCGTCGTCGCCGTCTGGGGCGCCGCGCTCGGCATCGGCGGACTGCTCTTCGAACCGCTCCTCGGACTCAAGGGCACCGACCCCGGACTGCCACTGCTGTCCTTCGTCTTCCTGGTCGCACTCGGCGTCGACTACGGCATCTTCCTGATGCACCGGGTACGCGAGGAGTCCCTGGCCGGCGCCGGGCCGACCGCCGCCGCGCTCACCGCCCTGCGCACCACCGGCGCCGTCATCGCCTCGGCGGGCCTGGTGCTCGCCGCCACCTTCGCCGTCCTGACGAACATGCCGCTGACCGCCCTGGTGGAGATGGGCTTCGTCATCGCCGTCGGTGTGCTCCTCGACACCTTCCTCGTCCGCACCTATCTGGTCACCTCGGCCGCCGTCGCCCTGCAGCGCCGGATGTGGTGGCCGGGAGCGCTCAGCCGCCCGCCCGCCGCCCCCGGGCCGCAGGAACCGGAACTCGTCCGGGCGCCCTGA
- a CDS encoding response regulator transcription factor, producing the protein MIRVLLADDQTLVRAAFAMLVGSDPDMEVVGQAATGLEAVALARSERADLVVMDIRMPELDGIAATRRIAADEDLAGVKVLVLTTYDTDEHVVEALRAGASGFLVKDTRPADLLAAIKTVAAGEALLSPGPTARLIARVLSTPSAPTASATGGPEALSDRERQVLGLVARGLNNTEIAETLGLSPLTAKTHVSRIMGRLGARDRAQLVIIAYESGLVVAAGGGAAGD; encoded by the coding sequence ATGATCCGCGTACTGCTCGCCGACGACCAGACGCTCGTCCGCGCCGCGTTCGCGATGCTCGTCGGCTCCGACCCGGACATGGAGGTCGTCGGACAGGCCGCCACCGGCCTCGAAGCGGTCGCGCTCGCCCGATCGGAACGGGCCGACCTGGTCGTCATGGACATCCGGATGCCCGAACTCGACGGCATCGCGGCGACCCGCCGCATCGCCGCCGACGAGGACCTCGCCGGGGTGAAGGTGCTGGTCCTGACCACGTACGACACCGACGAGCACGTCGTGGAAGCGCTGCGCGCGGGCGCCTCCGGCTTCCTGGTCAAGGACACCCGGCCCGCCGACCTGCTCGCCGCCATCAAGACGGTGGCCGCCGGCGAGGCCCTGCTCTCACCCGGCCCGACCGCCCGGCTGATCGCCCGGGTCCTCAGCACCCCCAGCGCGCCGACCGCCTCCGCGACGGGCGGCCCCGAGGCGCTCTCGGACCGCGAACGCCAGGTCCTCGGCCTCGTCGCGCGCGGCCTGAACAACACCGAGATCGCCGAGACCCTCGGCCTCAGCCCGCTCACCGCCAAGACCCACGTCAGCCGGATCATGGGCAGACTCGGCGCCCGCGACCGCGCCCAGCTGGTGATCATCGCGTACGAATCCGGGCTGGTCGTCGCAGCCGGCGGCGGTGCGGCCGGAGACTGA
- the recO gene encoding DNA repair protein RecO produces MSLFRDDGVVLRTQKLGEADRIITILTRGHGRVRAVARGVRRTKSKFGARLEPFSHVDVQFFARGSELIGRGLPLCTQSETIAPYGGGIVTDYGRYTAGTAMLETAERFTDHEGEPAVQQYLLLVGGLRTLSRGEHDPHLILDAFLLRSLAVNGYAPSFTDCARCGMPGPNRFFSVAAGGVICGDCRVPGSVVPSAEAVTLLSALLTGDWETADACEARHAREGSGLVSAYLHWHLERGLRSLRYVEK; encoded by the coding sequence ATGAGCTTGTTCCGGGACGACGGCGTGGTGCTCCGCACGCAGAAGCTGGGCGAGGCCGACCGGATCATCACGATCCTGACCCGCGGCCACGGCCGGGTACGGGCCGTCGCACGCGGCGTGCGACGCACGAAGTCGAAGTTCGGCGCCCGCCTCGAACCGTTCTCCCATGTGGACGTCCAGTTCTTCGCACGCGGCAGCGAACTGATCGGACGCGGCCTGCCGCTCTGCACCCAGAGCGAGACGATCGCCCCCTACGGCGGCGGCATCGTCACCGACTACGGGCGCTACACCGCGGGCACCGCGATGCTGGAGACCGCCGAACGCTTCACCGACCACGAGGGCGAACCCGCCGTCCAGCAGTACCTGCTCCTGGTGGGCGGACTGCGCACGCTCTCCCGGGGGGAACACGACCCCCACCTCATCCTCGACGCCTTCCTGCTGCGCTCCCTCGCCGTCAACGGCTACGCACCCAGCTTCACCGACTGCGCCCGGTGCGGAATGCCCGGACCGAACCGGTTCTTCTCCGTCGCCGCGGGCGGCGTCATATGCGGCGACTGCCGGGTACCGGGCAGCGTCGTACCCTCGGCGGAGGCCGTCACCCTGCTGAGCGCACTGCTCACCGGCGACTGGGAGACGGCGGACGCGTGCGAGGCGCGTCACGCCAGGGAGGGGAGCGGGCTGGTGTCCGCCTATCTGCACTGGCACCTGGAGCGCGGCCTGCGTTCGCTGCGGTACGTGGAAAAGTAG
- a CDS encoding isoprenyl transferase: MAVRGILGGRNRRDYKAPEPHPSGAVPPKIPGELVPKHVAVVMDGNGRWAKERGLPRTEGHKVGEGVVMDVLKGCIEMGVKNLSLYAFSTENWKRSPDEVKFLMNFNRDVIRRRRDEMDELGIRIRWVGRMPKLWKSVVQELQVAQEQTKDNDKMTLYFCVNYGGRAEIADAAQRIAEDVAAGKLDPSKVNEKTFAKYTYYPDMPDVDLFVRPSGEQRTSNYLIWQSAYAEMVFQDVLWPDFDRRDLWRACLEFAQRDRRFGGAVEAAESGS; this comes from the coding sequence ATGGCAGTACGCGGAATCCTCGGCGGACGCAACCGGCGGGACTACAAGGCCCCGGAGCCGCACCCGTCCGGAGCCGTGCCCCCGAAGATCCCCGGTGAGCTGGTGCCCAAGCACGTCGCCGTGGTGATGGACGGCAACGGCCGCTGGGCCAAGGAGCGCGGTCTGCCGCGCACCGAGGGCCACAAGGTCGGCGAGGGCGTCGTCATGGACGTGCTCAAGGGCTGCATCGAGATGGGCGTCAAGAACCTCTCGCTGTACGCCTTCTCCACCGAGAACTGGAAGCGGTCCCCGGACGAGGTGAAGTTCCTGATGAACTTCAACCGGGACGTCATCCGCCGCCGCCGTGACGAGATGGACGAGCTGGGCATCCGGATCCGCTGGGTCGGCCGCATGCCGAAGCTGTGGAAGTCCGTTGTCCAGGAGCTCCAGGTCGCGCAGGAGCAGACCAAGGACAACGACAAGATGACGCTGTACTTCTGCGTCAACTACGGCGGCCGCGCCGAGATCGCCGACGCCGCACAGCGGATCGCCGAGGACGTCGCGGCCGGGAAGCTCGACCCGTCGAAGGTCAACGAGAAGACCTTCGCGAAGTACACCTACTACCCGGACATGCCGGACGTCGACCTCTTCGTCCGCCCCAGTGGCGAGCAGCGCACGTCCAACTACCTGATCTGGCAGAGCGCGTACGCCGAGATGGTCTTCCAGGACGTGCTGTGGCCGGACTTCGACCGGCGTGACCTGTGGCGGGCCTGCCTCGAATTCGCCCAGCGCGACCGGCGCTTCGGCGGTGCGGTGGAGGCCGCGGAATCCGGCAGCTGA
- a CDS encoding Fur family transcriptional regulator, which yields MATAPISGTSAAPVRGRSTRQRTAVAAALDEVDEFRSAQELHDVLKHRGDSVGLTTVYRTLQSLADAGEVDVLRTTEGESVYRRCSTGDHHHHLVCRVCGKAVEVEGPAVEQWAETIAAQHGYVNVAHTVEVFGTCAECASAGK from the coding sequence GTGGCGACGGCGCCGATCAGCGGCACGAGCGCGGCCCCGGTACGCGGCCGCTCGACCCGGCAGCGGACCGCGGTGGCCGCGGCGCTCGACGAGGTGGACGAGTTCCGCAGCGCCCAGGAGCTGCACGACGTGCTCAAGCACCGCGGCGACTCGGTCGGGCTGACCACGGTCTACCGCACCCTGCAGTCCCTCGCGGACGCGGGCGAGGTCGATGTGCTGCGCACCACCGAGGGCGAGTCCGTCTACCGGCGGTGCTCGACCGGCGACCACCACCACCATCTGGTCTGCCGGGTGTGCGGCAAGGCCGTCGAGGTCGAGGGCCCGGCGGTCGAGCAGTGGGCGGAGACGATCGCGGCGCAGCACGGCTACGTCAACGTGGCGCACACGGTGGAGGTCTTCGGCACCTGCGCGGAGTGCGCGAGCGCCGGGAAGTGA